One Bartonella tribocorum CIP 105476 genomic window carries:
- a CDS encoding type IV secretion system protein, which yields MKKQFIIVGVIILEGMLNLIPANANATVTFESSSSSQTPVGSTSSLPTQSVPSEKYLEIIALLKKDLELKKEQLSQIENAYQAITKDQKTTPRQIDFSNFFLKEPGLLYKDSKLSGKSYQDVLNSENRNSQLFDPLGKMLFARLQFISVMDKAITLKTFQNVENRFQYLKKLFDELQTKEKLKDIADLQAHIDGTLAMIQNESIKMQMVAYLRKAEQSLIKRKRRELDMKFFNHEKNQMPIIR from the coding sequence ATGAAAAAGCAATTTATTATAGTAGGGGTGATTATTTTGGAAGGAATGCTGAATTTAATTCCAGCAAATGCAAATGCAACCGTAACTTTCGAATCCTCATCATCCTCACAAACACCCGTAGGCTCAACATCTTCTCTACCGACACAATCTGTTCCATCAGAAAAATATCTGGAAATTATTGCGTTGTTAAAAAAAGACCTTGAGTTGAAAAAAGAACAACTTTCACAAATAGAAAATGCCTATCAGGCTATAACAAAGGATCAAAAAACCACCCCGAGACAAATAGACTTTTCTAATTTTTTTCTTAAAGAGCCAGGATTGCTCTACAAAGATAGTAAGCTTTCAGGAAAGTCATATCAAGACGTCTTGAATAGTGAAAACAGAAATTCTCAGCTTTTTGATCCACTCGGTAAAATGCTTTTTGCGCGTTTACAATTTATATCGGTTATGGATAAAGCTATAACTTTAAAAACTTTTCAAAACGTAGAAAATCGTTTTCAATACCTCAAAAAATTATTCGATGAACTTCAAACAAAAGAAAAACTAAAAGACATTGCAGACCTTCAAGCACATATCGATGGTACATTAGCTATGATCCAAAATGAATCTATAAAGATGCAAATGGTAGCGTATTTACGTAAAGCTGAGCAATCACTTATCAAAAGGAAAAGACGCGAACTTGATATGAAATTTTTTAACCATGAAAAAAACCAGATGCCGATCATACGGTGA
- a CDS encoding type IV secretion system protein, translating into MNFTMFTQLFNKINQITQTYVTDISSKAIATITPFVSIGITIAFIIYGWLIIRGAIDMPLSGFVNRFLRISIITSIALTSGLYQSEIANLITQMPYEFSKALMTNPLTDTQLMNLLDKAATKGFQYAGRLFQETVFFEANGLLYSLLGILILLATSSVVAIGGGLVILTKIAITLLVGLGPIFIIALLWQPTYRFFQQWLIQVVNYVILFLLLATVFNLMMNIFANYLSDMGLDYNQNVAAMFGGALILSIISIMLLLKLSSMAHSLAKGIAFGHLWRHRN; encoded by the coding sequence ATGAACTTCACTATGTTCACGCAACTTTTCAATAAAATTAATCAGATAACACAAACATATGTCACGGATATTTCCTCAAAAGCGATTGCTACAATTACACCTTTCGTTTCAATTGGAATCACCATCGCTTTCATCATCTATGGATGGCTTATCATTCGGGGCGCTATCGATATGCCACTCTCCGGATTCGTAAACCGTTTCCTGCGAATAAGCATTATTACTTCAATAGCTCTCACCTCAGGACTTTATCAAAGTGAAATTGCAAATTTGATAACGCAAATGCCCTATGAGTTCTCAAAAGCGCTCATGACAAATCCACTCACTGATACACAATTAATGAATTTACTTGACAAAGCAGCAACCAAAGGATTCCAATATGCAGGTCGTCTTTTCCAGGAAACCGTCTTCTTCGAGGCCAACGGATTGCTTTACAGCCTCTTAGGTATCCTTATCTTGCTGGCAACAAGTTCCGTCGTGGCAATCGGCGGTGGTCTCGTTATACTGACAAAAATCGCCATTACACTGCTCGTAGGATTGGGCCCTATCTTCATCATTGCTTTGCTCTGGCAACCAACCTATCGCTTTTTTCAGCAATGGTTAATCCAAGTCGTAAATTATGTAATCCTCTTTCTACTCTTAGCGACTGTCTTTAATCTGATGATGAATATCTTTGCAAACTATTTGAGTGATATGGGACTCGATTACAACCAGAATGTAGCAGCCATGTTTGGGGGAGCGCTCATCTTGTCCATTATATCCATCATGCTGTTACTCAAACTATCAAGCATGGCCCATTCTCTCGCAAAAGGCATAGCATTTGGACATCTATGGAGACATAGAAACTAG
- a CDS encoding type IV secretion system protein, with protein sequence MLGFLIVKKSNIKMKKRFIIIGMITLLGMINLTLTSNLSWSSGAQGSTVQIASSTEYLKIIELLKEKIKVTEEQIDNAKKVYQSIKGSRVTELRIKGGGDFFLHDMPVYAELKDYHNKNMDHYPNIKDIAYSVYREEQRANFWSFSPNKMREIINKRLQYSGIVSKAVSLQTFKDAENRFTQIINFLNEIDRTMNLAEVFELQTRIRNMSSMLQNEYAKLQMVRNLRDNEELLIDIQKRKLYGKIISYQLTSMPRVRL encoded by the coding sequence ATGCTGGGCTTTTTAATTGTCAAAAAGAGTAATATTAAAATGAAAAAACGATTTATTATAATAGGAATGATTACCCTTTTAGGAATGATAAATTTAACTCTAACGTCTAACCTGAGTTGGAGTTCTGGCGCTCAGGGTTCAACTGTCCAAATCGCTTCCTCAACAGAATATCTAAAAATTATTGAGTTGTTAAAAGAAAAAATTAAAGTAACCGAAGAGCAGATCGATAACGCGAAAAAAGTCTATCAATCTATAAAAGGAAGTAGAGTAACGGAACTAAGAATAAAAGGGGGTGGGGATTTTTTCTTACACGATATGCCTGTCTACGCAGAACTAAAAGACTACCATAACAAAAATATGGATCATTATCCCAATATCAAAGATATTGCATATTCTGTTTATCGTGAAGAGCAAAGGGCAAACTTCTGGTCGTTTTCGCCTAATAAGATGCGGGAGATAATTAATAAGCGCCTTCAATATAGTGGCATTGTGAGTAAAGCCGTAAGCTTGCAAACTTTCAAAGACGCAGAGAACCGCTTTACGCAAATTATCAATTTCTTAAATGAGATAGATAGAACAATGAATCTGGCGGAAGTTTTTGAGCTGCAAACACGCATCAGGAACATGTCATCCATGCTCCAAAATGAATATGCAAAGTTACAAATGGTCAGAAATTTACGCGATAATGAAGAGCTCCTTATCGACATACAAAAACGTAAATTGTATGGAAAAATAATAAGCTATCAGCTCACAAGTATGCCTAGGGTAAGACTTTAG
- a CDS encoding type IV secretion system protein gives MNFTMFTQLFNKINQITQTYVTGISSKAIATITPFVSIGITIAFIIYGWLIIRGAIDMPLSGFVNRFLRISIITSIALTSGLYQSEIANLITQMPYEFSKALMTNPLTDTQLMNLLDKAATKGFQYAGRLFQETVFFEANGLLYSLLGILILLATSSVVAIGGGLVILTKIAITLLVGLGPIFIIALLWQPTYRFFQQWLIQVVNYVILFLLLATVFNLMMNIFANYLSDMGLDYNQNVAAMFGGALILSIISIMLLLKLSSMAHSLAKGIAFGHLWRHRN, from the coding sequence ATGAACTTCACTATGTTCACGCAACTTTTCAATAAAATTAATCAGATAACACAAACATATGTCACGGGTATTTCCTCAAAAGCAATTGCTACAATTACACCTTTCGTTTCAATTGGAATCACCATCGCTTTCATCATCTATGGATGGCTTATCATTCGGGGCGCTATCGATATGCCACTCTCCGGATTCGTAAACCGTTTCCTGCGAATAAGTATTATTACTTCAATAGCTCTCACCTCAGGACTTTATCAAAGTGAAATTGCAAATTTGATAACGCAAATGCCCTATGAGTTCTCAAAAGCGCTCATGACAAATCCACTCACTGATACACAATTAATGAATTTACTTGACAAAGCAGCAACCAAAGGATTCCAATATGCAGGTCGTCTTTTCCAGGAAACCGTCTTCTTCGAGGCCAATGGATTGCTTTACAGCCTCTTAGGTATCCTTATCTTGCTGGCAACAAGTTCCGTCGTGGCAATCGGCGGTGGTCTCGTTATACTGACAAAAATCGCCATTACACTGCTCGTAGGATTGGGCCCTATCTTCATCATTGCTTTGCTCTGGCAACCAACCTATCGCTTTTTTCAGCAATGGTTAATCCAAGTCGTAAATTATGTAATCCTCTTTCTACTCTTAGCGACTGTCTTTAATCTGATGATGAATATCTTTGCAAACTATTTGAGTGATATGGGACTCGATTACAACCAGAATGTAGCAGCCATGTTTGGGGGAGCGCTCATCTTGTCCATTATATCCATCATGCTGTTACTCAAACTATCAAGCATGGCCCATTCTCTCGCAAAAGGCATAGCATTTGGACATCTATGGAGACATAGAAACTAG